A window from Streptomyces sp. FXJ1.172 encodes these proteins:
- a CDS encoding FAD-dependent oxidoreductase has protein sequence MDYDVVVAGGGPVGLMLACELRLGGTRVAVLERLTEVNPTIKGGAITTPSAEALYRRGLLPALAKVHQQAIDRFQAFIRERNGGDAGGAAGQGLGIVGHFAGIMLRADLVDRTEPGLGDAGPAAEIAFVTQQDIERLLGERADELGVDVRQGVELTGFDADDEAVTVRTSHGAIRAGWLVGCDGGRSTVRKLAGFEFPGTDPEITCHQAVVEMTGAEDLKVGWTATDTGVYAHGPMPGRVVTVEFDGPPADRDAPVTTEDLQARLRHVSGVDVTITGVRTATRFTDHARQVTEYRKGRVLLAGDAAHVHSAFGSQGLSLGIGDAMNLGWKLAAVIGGRAPERLLDTYTSERHPVGAWVLNWTRSQVAAMRPDPQSRALREIVSDLAETVAGTTYLTARLNGGGVRYKMPGEHPLTGRSTPDLELTDGSRLADHLHGGRALLLDLTDDPELRALAAGYASRVHTLTAGCPSRPELAAVLVRPDGFTAWAADAGAQAPTSTAGLAEALEEWFGVPAGAVTPG, from the coding sequence ATGGACTATGACGTAGTGGTGGCCGGAGGCGGCCCGGTCGGACTGATGCTGGCCTGCGAGCTCCGGCTCGGAGGCACGCGGGTGGCCGTCCTGGAGCGCCTCACCGAAGTGAACCCGACGATCAAGGGCGGGGCGATCACCACGCCCAGCGCCGAGGCGCTGTACCGCCGGGGTTTGCTGCCCGCGCTGGCCAAGGTGCACCAGCAGGCAATAGACCGCTTCCAGGCATTCATACGCGAGCGGAACGGCGGGGACGCAGGCGGGGCCGCGGGCCAAGGGCTCGGGATCGTCGGGCACTTCGCCGGAATCATGCTGCGCGCCGACCTGGTCGACCGTACGGAGCCGGGCCTCGGCGACGCCGGACCCGCCGCCGAGATCGCTTTCGTGACGCAGCAGGACATCGAGCGGCTGCTCGGCGAGCGGGCGGACGAACTCGGCGTCGACGTGCGCCAGGGAGTGGAGCTGACCGGCTTCGACGCGGACGACGAGGCCGTCACCGTGCGAACCAGCCACGGGGCCATACGCGCCGGCTGGCTCGTGGGCTGCGACGGCGGCCGCAGCACGGTCCGCAAGCTCGCGGGGTTCGAATTTCCCGGTACGGACCCGGAGATCACCTGTCACCAGGCGGTCGTGGAGATGACCGGCGCCGAGGACCTGAAGGTCGGCTGGACCGCCACGGACACCGGGGTATACGCCCACGGGCCGATGCCGGGCCGCGTCGTCACCGTGGAGTTCGACGGCCCGCCGGCCGACCGGGACGCGCCGGTCACCACCGAGGACCTCCAAGCGCGGCTGCGTCACGTATCCGGCGTGGACGTCACGATCACCGGGGTGCGGACCGCGACCCGCTTCACCGACCACGCCCGCCAGGTCACCGAGTACCGCAAGGGCCGGGTGCTGCTGGCGGGCGACGCAGCGCACGTGCACTCCGCGTTCGGGAGCCAGGGGCTGAGCCTGGGTATCGGGGACGCAATGAACCTCGGCTGGAAGCTCGCCGCGGTGATCGGCGGCCGGGCGCCGGAAAGGCTGCTGGACACGTACACCTCCGAGCGGCATCCGGTCGGTGCGTGGGTCCTAAACTGGACCCGGTCCCAGGTCGCGGCCATGCGCCCGGACCCGCAGTCCCGGGCCCTGCGCGAGATCGTCAGCGACCTGGCGGAGACGGTCGCGGGCACCACGTACCTCACCGCACGGCTCAACGGTGGCGGGGTGCGGTACAAGATGCCGGGCGAGCACCCGCTGACCGGCCGCAGCACCCCGGACCTCGAACTCACTGACGGCAGCCGCCTCGCGGACCACCTCCACGGTGGCCGGGCGCTCCTGCTCGACCTCACCGACGACCCGGAGCTCCGGGCCCTCGCTGCGGGGTATGCCAGCCGCGTCCACACCCTGACGGCCGGCTGCCCGTCCCGCCCGGAACTGGCGGCGGTCCTCGTCCGTCCGGACGGCTTCACGGCCTGGGCGGCCGACGCGGGGGCGCAGGCGCCGACATCGACGGCCGGGCTGGCGGAGGCGCTGGAGGAGTGGTTCGGAGTGCCAGCGGGTGCGGTGACGCCGGGCTGA
- a CDS encoding Vgb family protein: MTHVTVEEHTVADRVAGPYALTTGPDGALWFTLVQSGRIGRLVPGEEPASHRLDPDCGPTVITPGPDGALWFTETAADRIGRITIDGDIDEFDVPTPGCGPFGIAAGPDGALWFTETAADRIGRITIDGDVTEFPLPVTGAFPSAITAGGDGGMWFTLNQATAIGRIDMNGAVTLHSLPTKEAAPVGIAAGRDGALWFTEIAAGQIGRITPDGQITEFPLPDRAARPHAVTVDEQGTAWFTEWGGNRVGTITPDGSVTVHDLPTPRSEPHGITVGPDGALWTALEIGALARIAPVGSAT; this comes from the coding sequence GTGACCCACGTGACCGTCGAAGAGCACACGGTGGCCGACAGAGTGGCCGGACCCTACGCCCTCACCACGGGACCGGACGGCGCGCTGTGGTTCACCCTCGTGCAGAGCGGCCGGATCGGCCGGCTCGTCCCCGGCGAAGAACCGGCGAGCCACCGCCTCGACCCCGACTGCGGACCGACCGTCATCACGCCCGGCCCGGATGGCGCGCTGTGGTTCACCGAGACCGCCGCCGACCGCATCGGCCGCATCACCATCGACGGCGACATCGACGAATTCGACGTGCCCACACCCGGCTGCGGGCCGTTCGGCATCGCGGCGGGGCCCGACGGTGCGCTGTGGTTCACCGAGACCGCCGCCGACCGCATCGGCCGCATCACCATCGACGGCGACGTCACCGAGTTCCCGCTCCCCGTCACGGGTGCGTTCCCGTCCGCGATCACCGCCGGCGGCGACGGCGGGATGTGGTTCACCCTCAACCAGGCCACCGCCATCGGCCGGATCGACATGAACGGCGCGGTCACCCTCCACTCCCTGCCGACGAAGGAAGCGGCGCCGGTGGGGATCGCCGCGGGCCGCGACGGTGCTCTGTGGTTCACCGAGATCGCCGCCGGCCAGATCGGCCGGATCACTCCCGACGGGCAGATCACCGAGTTCCCGCTGCCCGACCGCGCCGCACGGCCGCACGCCGTCACAGTCGATGAACAGGGCACCGCCTGGTTCACCGAATGGGGAGGCAACCGCGTCGGCACGATCACCCCCGACGGCTCCGTCACCGTCCACGACCTGCCCACTCCCCGCTCCGAACCGCACGGCATCACCGTCGGTCCCGACGGCGCCCTGTGGACCGCGCTCGAGATCGGCGCGCTCGCCCGCATCGCTCCGGTGGGCAGCGCCACCTGA
- a CDS encoding CatB-related O-acetyltransferase, protein MSPDPTTVHPLPAHERVAFLKPLVTSPNIDVGDYTYYDDPDGATDFERRNVLYAYGPERLVIGKYCAIASGTTFLMAGAGHPAMGVSTYPFTMFGGRWAEQTLDIVTAMPSRGDTVVGNDVWFGYRATVMAGVRIGDGAIIAAGAMVTADVPPYTIVGGNPARPIRQRFTDADIERLRRASWWDWPADLVTEHARTIMAGTPADIQRIAAEHGLGRPL, encoded by the coding sequence TTGTCGCCTGATCCGACCACCGTCCACCCGCTGCCCGCACACGAGCGCGTGGCGTTCCTCAAACCACTGGTCACTTCGCCGAACATCGACGTGGGCGATTACACGTATTACGACGATCCGGACGGCGCCACGGACTTCGAGCGCCGCAACGTCCTCTACGCCTACGGGCCGGAGCGTCTCGTCATCGGCAAGTACTGCGCGATCGCCTCGGGAACCACCTTCTTGATGGCCGGTGCCGGGCATCCGGCGATGGGGGTGTCCACGTACCCGTTCACCATGTTCGGCGGCCGGTGGGCCGAGCAGACCCTGGACATCGTCACCGCCATGCCCAGCCGCGGTGACACGGTCGTCGGCAACGACGTCTGGTTCGGCTACCGGGCGACCGTCATGGCCGGCGTGCGGATCGGCGACGGCGCCATCATCGCGGCCGGCGCCATGGTCACCGCCGACGTCCCGCCTTACACGATCGTCGGCGGCAACCCGGCCAGACCTATCCGGCAGCGCTTCACCGACGCCGACATCGAGCGGCTGCGGCGCGCCTCGTGGTGGGACTGGCCCGCCGACCTGGTCACCGAGCACGCCCGCACCATCATGGCCGGAACCCCGGCCGACATCCAACGCATCGCCGCCGAGCACGGCCTGGGGAGGCCTCTGTGA
- a CDS encoding TetR/AcrR family transcriptional regulator: MNERQRARRPGGRSARVGTQVHQAVTDLISEHGYGNFTVGDVAARAGVADSSIYRRWGSLETLLTDVALTRLNAQSPMPDTGSLAGDLRTYAAQVAREITGPDGPAVLHLAVALSSSGQLQAGDDLRAERMRQLQSMLDRARERGEHAPDAFDVLDHILAPMYIRVLFGMVPLTPDYVDGLVDRLL; this comes from the coding sequence ATGAACGAACGACAGCGAGCCCGGCGGCCCGGCGGGCGCAGCGCCCGCGTCGGCACGCAGGTGCACCAGGCCGTCACCGACCTGATCAGCGAGCACGGCTACGGCAACTTCACCGTCGGCGACGTCGCAGCCCGCGCAGGCGTAGCCGACAGCAGCATCTACCGCCGGTGGGGCAGCCTGGAAACCCTGCTCACCGACGTGGCGCTCACCCGCCTCAACGCGCAGTCGCCGATGCCCGACACCGGGAGCCTGGCCGGCGACCTGCGCACTTACGCGGCCCAAGTGGCCCGAGAGATCACCGGACCCGACGGCCCGGCGGTGCTGCACCTAGCCGTCGCCCTGTCGAGCAGCGGTCAGCTGCAGGCTGGTGACGACCTCCGCGCCGAACGCATGCGGCAATTGCAGTCCATGCTCGATCGCGCCCGCGAACGCGGCGAGCACGCACCCGACGCGTTCGACGTGCTGGACCACATCCTGGCTCCGATGTATATCCGCGTCTTGTTCGGCATGGTCCCGCTCACCCCGGACTACGTCGACGGGCTGGTCGACCGATTGCTGTGA
- a CDS encoding SDR family oxidoreductase, which produces MLAGRTALVTGGGRGIGRAIARRLAADGALVAVHYGSDESSARETVARITGDGGRAFPLHGPLGVPEDVRTVYDRLDAGLRALGEPAALDILVNNAGFNVRGGVAEVTEQDFDRLMAVHARAPLFLVQEGLPRLREGGRIVNISSAATRVALPTSLAYSMAKAALEGLTRTLAKELGPRQITVNSVAPGFITTDLNQQRWATPEAEALHASFSVFGRMGRPADVADIVAFLASADSRWVTGQCIDASGGTGL; this is translated from the coding sequence ATGCTGGCAGGCAGAACGGCTCTGGTCACCGGCGGCGGGCGGGGCATCGGGCGGGCCATCGCCCGCCGGCTCGCGGCGGACGGCGCGCTCGTCGCCGTGCACTACGGCAGCGACGAGTCGTCGGCCCGCGAGACCGTCGCCCGGATCACCGGCGACGGTGGACGCGCCTTCCCGTTGCACGGCCCGCTCGGCGTGCCCGAGGACGTCCGCACGGTGTACGACCGGCTCGACGCCGGCCTGCGCGCCCTGGGCGAGCCCGCCGCGCTGGACATCCTGGTCAACAACGCCGGTTTCAACGTCCGGGGCGGCGTGGCGGAGGTGACCGAACAGGACTTCGACCGGCTCATGGCCGTCCATGCCCGGGCACCGCTGTTCCTTGTACAGGAAGGGCTGCCGCGGCTGCGCGAGGGCGGCCGCATCGTCAACATCAGCTCCGCGGCCACCCGGGTCGCCCTGCCGACCTCGCTCGCCTACTCCATGGCCAAGGCGGCTCTGGAGGGCCTCACCCGCACGCTCGCCAAGGAGTTGGGGCCACGGCAGATCACGGTGAACAGCGTGGCGCCGGGCTTCATCACGACGGACCTGAACCAGCAGCGCTGGGCCACACCCGAGGCCGAGGCCCTGCACGCCTCGTTCTCCGTGTTCGGCAGGATGGGCCGGCCGGCCGACGTGGCGGACATCGTGGCCTTCCTCGCCTCCGCGGACTCCCGCTGGGTGACGGGCCAGTGCATCGACGCCTCCGGCGGCACGGGGCTGTAG
- a CDS encoding HAD family hydrolase: MSLRHLRLIAVNIDGVLLNDTFSPVIHRMVVRNGGVYTAELERSVLSQPQLRAAAALGVPGTPEEVVEEYFRERAAYLENDPVRVLEGAGALLQRLRATGARMVCYGGLARGHFDRHLGAYASYFDGPGYVCTDAFRPGVREIAEDVFGLRCDEALFIDDVARVAETARVLGAAFIGHPTSYEHSFQRQLMQRAGVRHLVRSLDDIDGPLVRTLDAEAAEGRLWSRRAAVAGHAGRVGAGA, encoded by the coding sequence GTGAGCTTGCGGCATCTGCGTCTGATCGCGGTGAACATCGACGGAGTATTGCTGAACGACACCTTCAGTCCGGTCATCCACCGGATGGTGGTGCGCAACGGGGGCGTCTACACCGCGGAGCTGGAGCGGTCGGTGCTGTCGCAGCCGCAGCTCAGGGCCGCGGCGGCGCTGGGGGTACCGGGCACGCCCGAGGAGGTGGTGGAGGAGTACTTCCGGGAGCGCGCCGCCTACCTGGAGAACGACCCGGTGCGGGTCCTGGAGGGGGCCGGGGCCCTGCTGCAGCGCCTGCGTGCGACCGGCGCGCGGATGGTGTGCTACGGCGGGCTCGCCCGCGGCCACTTCGACCGTCATCTCGGCGCGTACGCCTCGTACTTCGACGGGCCGGGCTATGTGTGCACGGACGCCTTCCGGCCCGGCGTGCGGGAGATCGCCGAGGATGTCTTCGGGCTGCGCTGCGACGAGGCGCTGTTCATCGACGACGTGGCACGGGTGGCCGAGACGGCGCGGGTGCTGGGGGCGGCGTTCATCGGGCACCCGACCTCCTACGAGCACAGCTTCCAGCGGCAGTTGATGCAGCGGGCCGGGGTACGGCACCTGGTGCGGTCGCTGGACGACATCGACGGGCCGCTGGTGCGGACCCTGGACGCGGAAGCCGCCGAGGGCCGCCTGTGGTCCCGCCGGGCCGCGGTAGCGGGCCACGCCGGGCGGGTCGGGGCCGGCGCCTGA
- a CDS encoding ScbR family autoregulator-binding transcription factor, whose amino-acid sequence MAQQERAVRTRRAVLEAAAEVFAEHGYTSATVADILKTAGVTKGALYFHFDSKEALAKGVLELQTDQVLPEQEIKLQELVDVAMSVAHRLVHEPLLRAGARLSSDPIGRRHYGSAWPLWVGMLTDILTVAHQRGETLGHVVPREVAELVVSSFNGVQLYAQLETGLHDVEYRASVLLKHLLPSIASPAVLMRLDVAPDRGARITREAVPASMPEAVSA is encoded by the coding sequence GTGGCCCAGCAGGAACGTGCGGTCAGGACCCGTCGTGCAGTGCTCGAGGCCGCTGCGGAAGTCTTCGCGGAACACGGGTACACGTCGGCCACGGTCGCCGACATCCTCAAGACCGCCGGGGTGACCAAGGGCGCCCTGTACTTCCACTTCGACTCCAAGGAAGCGCTTGCCAAGGGCGTCCTGGAACTCCAGACGGACCAGGTGCTCCCCGAGCAGGAGATCAAGCTCCAGGAACTGGTCGACGTCGCGATGTCGGTGGCCCACCGGCTGGTGCACGAGCCCCTGCTGCGGGCCGGCGCCCGGCTCTCGTCGGACCCCATCGGCCGACGGCACTACGGCAGCGCCTGGCCGCTGTGGGTCGGCATGCTCACCGACATCCTGACCGTGGCCCACCAGCGGGGCGAGACCCTGGGGCACGTGGTGCCGCGGGAGGTCGCCGAGTTGGTGGTCAGCTCCTTCAACGGGGTGCAGCTGTATGCCCAGTTGGAGACCGGCCTGCACGACGTCGAGTACCGGGCCTCGGTCCTGCTGAAGCACCTGCTGCCGTCCATCGCCTCACCCGCGGTCCTGATGCGCCTGGACGTGGCCCCGGACCGGGGCGCCCGCATCACCCGCGAGGCGGTCCCGGCCTCGATGCCGGAGGCGGTGTCGGCCTGA
- a CDS encoding ScbA/BarX family gamma-butyrolactone biosynthesis protein: MSVSTFRVESAIASIRCAESDLGSLQGIVEPRYTSLTTTVPKEFVHRASIAEVMLTDWDRVDEQHFTVSAQWPRLHSFFATLDGYHDPLLVAETIRQAGLLVAHTEFGVPLGHQFLMWDLSVDLEAEQLRIGAEPAAVAIEIACSDIKRRGKNLAGLHFDAVIHRDGRPAGTAAATFTCASPAVYERLRAPRIGDTGAAAIPLTSPVAPQDVGRLSPTSVVLSPVPARDSWQLRVDTRHPVLFDHPVDHVPGMVLLEAARQATIAFLGRDCLPVAVTSEFTRYAELSAPCLIEACALPPCPRGRERVLVTGRQDGAVVFTSTVAVAPATV; encoded by the coding sequence ATGTCTGTGAGCACGTTCCGTGTCGAGTCCGCCATAGCCTCCATCCGGTGCGCGGAGAGCGACCTCGGGAGCCTGCAGGGGATCGTCGAGCCTCGTTACACGTCTCTGACCACCACAGTCCCGAAGGAATTCGTGCATCGCGCCAGCATCGCCGAGGTGATGCTCACCGACTGGGACCGGGTGGACGAACAGCACTTCACGGTAAGCGCACAGTGGCCTCGGCTGCACAGCTTTTTCGCCACTCTCGACGGCTACCACGACCCGCTCCTGGTAGCCGAAACGATCCGGCAGGCGGGACTCCTCGTGGCGCACACGGAGTTCGGTGTCCCGCTCGGCCACCAGTTCCTGATGTGGGACCTCTCGGTCGACCTCGAGGCCGAACAGCTCCGCATCGGCGCCGAACCGGCCGCCGTCGCCATCGAGATCGCCTGCTCGGACATCAAGCGCCGCGGCAAGAACCTCGCAGGGCTTCACTTCGACGCCGTGATCCACCGTGACGGACGGCCGGCCGGAACCGCGGCCGCCACCTTCACCTGCGCCTCGCCCGCCGTCTACGAGCGCCTGCGGGCCCCGCGGATCGGCGACACCGGTGCGGCGGCGATCCCGCTGACGAGCCCGGTGGCCCCCCAGGACGTCGGCCGTCTGTCTCCCACGAGCGTGGTCCTGTCCCCCGTGCCGGCCCGCGACTCCTGGCAGCTGCGGGTGGACACCCGGCACCCCGTGCTCTTCGACCACCCCGTCGACCATGTGCCGGGCATGGTGCTGCTGGAGGCGGCCCGCCAGGCGACCATCGCGTTCCTGGGACGCGACTGCCTGCCGGTGGCCGTCACCAGCGAGTTCACCCGCTACGCGGAACTCAGCGCCCCGTGCCTGATCGAGGCCTGCGCCCTCCCCCCGTGCCCGCGGGGCAGGGAACGCGTCCTTGTGACGGGCCGTCAGGACGGTGCGGTCGTCTTCACCTCCACCGTGGCCGTGGCACCGGCGACCGTGTGA
- a CDS encoding acyl-CoA carboxylase subunit epsilon encodes MERGHADEEELAAIAVVLLALRACGQEASEQPEPAGWSWWKRPNGYASPDSWR; translated from the coding sequence GTGGAACGCGGGCATGCCGATGAGGAGGAGCTGGCCGCCATCGCTGTGGTGCTGCTCGCTCTGCGGGCCTGCGGCCAGGAGGCGTCCGAGCAGCCGGAGCCGGCGGGCTGGAGCTGGTGGAAGCGGCCGAACGGCTATGCCTCGCCCGACAGTTGGCGGTGA